A genome region from Tachyglossus aculeatus isolate mTacAcu1 chromosome 15, mTacAcu1.pri, whole genome shotgun sequence includes the following:
- the RAI2 gene encoding retinoic acid-induced protein 2: MEELYKDPQSLPLDVAGSPPALGGSKLENGVAQLITAEAWNINSADLMKKALSPLVSGPAPPMLPPPPAEAPGGVALKVAAAAVLQPICLGDSPVVLPIHLQVAGGSAAPQLGPPGATPYVMTTQGPVPLPVLLEQHVFQHLNSPLVLPQGGPCAASPLAGGQAPLLDQKPPGPAAPEPGGLPPAFQGPAFAAVLQDLFPAPGSLGAAPPDYGAPAPPQPFASPLSPLVPPATLLVPYPVIVPLPVPVPVPVPVPIPVPHCGGGGGGGGGGEPKLSPDFPGPPASFGPYSCKGTQTPLEKEELKPFALLPRRELAQLSRHTVIKMSPENEALDLSVKSGTPAAVQSRGAAPEDGALDLSLASCRKAGGRPGGGPAPPKPPPEAPGRADGGPDLPWHRPKWPGDPAGEPKAGCDPDGGNTSSQAAKVIVSVKDAVPAVFCGKVKGLSGVSTKNFSFKRDLPPDSALPCYDVKGQAEAREAVEPLRKPMKNRSVKLKKMNSQEIHILPIKKQRLAAFFPRK; the protein is encoded by the coding sequence ATGGAGGAGCTGTATAAGgacccccagtccctccccctgGACGTGGCCGGCTCCCCGCCGGCCCTGGGCGGCAGCAAGCTGGAGAACGGCGTGGCCCAGCTGATCACGGCCGAGGCGTGGAACATTAACTCGGCCGACCTGATGAAGAAGGCCCTCTCGCCGCTGGTGAGCGGGCCGGCCCCGCCcatgctgccgccgccgccggccgagGCCCCCGGCGGGGTGGCCCTCAAGGTGGCCGCGGCGGCGGTGCTGCAGCCCATCTGCCTGGGGGACAGCCCGGTGGTCCTACCCATCCACCTGCAAGTGGCGGGGGGCAGCGCGGCCCCCCAGCTGGGCCCCCCCGGGGCCACGCCCTACGTCATGACCACGCAGGGCCCCGTGCCCCTGCCCGTGCTCCTGGAGCAGCACGTGTTCCAGCACCTCAACTCGCCGCTGGTGCTGCCCCAGGGGGGCCCCTGCGCCGCCAGCCCCCTGGCCGGCGGCCAGGCCCCGCTCCTGGACCAGAAGCCGCCGGGCCCGGCGGCCCCGGAGCCCGGGGGCCTGCCGCCCGCCTTCCAGGGCCCGGCCTTCGCCGCCGTCCTCCAAGACCTGTTCCCCGCGCCGGGGTCCCTGGGGGCGGCCCCGCCCGACTACGGGGCGCCGGCCCCGCCCCAGCCCTTCGCTTCCCCGCTGTCGCCGCTGGTGCCGCCGGCCACCCTCCTGGTGCCCTACCCCGTCATAGTGCCCCTGCCCGTGCCGGTGCCCGTGCCGGTGCCCGTGCCCATCCCCGTGCCCcactgcggcggcggcggcggcggcggcggcggcggcgagcccAAGCTGAGCCCCGACTTCCCCGGGCCCCCGGCGTCCTTCGGGCCCTACTCCTGCAAGGGGACGCAGACCCCGCTGGAGAAGGAAGAACTGAAGCCCTTCGCCCTGCTCCCGCGGAGGGAGCTGGCCCAGCTCAGCCGCCACACGGTCATCAAGATGAGCCCCGAGAACGAGGCGCTGGACCTGTCCGTCAAGTCCGGGACCCCCGCGGCGGTCCAGAGCCGGGGGGCCGCGCCCGAGGACGGCGCCCTGGACCTGTCCCTCGCTTCCTGCAGGAAGGCGGGAGGCCGCCCCGggggcggcccggccccgccgaAGCCGCCCCCCGAGGCCCCGGGCCGGGCGGACGGCGGCCCCGACCTCCCGTGGCACCGGCCCAAGTGGCCCGGCGACCCGGCCGGCGAGCCCAAGGCCGGCTGCGACCCGGACGGCGGGAATACCTCCTCCCAGGCGGCCAAAGTCATCGTCTCCGTCAAGGACGCCGTGCCCGCCGTCTTCTGCGGCAAGGTCAAGGGCCTCTCGGGGGTGTCCACCAAAAACTTTTCCTTCAAGAGGGACCTGCCCCCGGACTCCGCCCTGCCGTGCTACGACGTCAAGGGCCAGGCCGAGGCGCGGGAGGCTGTGGAGCCCCTTAGGAAACCTATGAAAAACCGCAGCGTCAAGTTAAAGAAAATGAACTCCCAGGAAATACATATTCTTCCCATCAAAAAGCAACGGCTGGCTGCCTTTTTTCCAAGGAAGTAA